A window of Aliarcobacter trophiarum LMG 25534 contains these coding sequences:
- a CDS encoding peptidoglycan DD-metalloendopeptidase family protein, which yields MKKIILLICILSNILFSAQIEELSWQKGESFLTFLEKNKIPLKLYYDLDKEDQELCSEIQSGNRFFSYTEDDGSLTQALIPVSLDIQIHIYKDSSDSYKFQTLPINYNETSELIAIPITESISNDILKATGDVTIAALLNSLFSNSSADFKKMKKGDFIAIEYNQKTYMGKLHGMPEINAAMIQINGKPFYRFRNNKDDKYYDENGVGFTKTYLFQIPLTYTRISSPFTNKRYHPVLKRYRAHLGTDFAAPTGRNIYAAADGKIEFVGTQSGYGKTIIINHQNGYKTLYAHQNGFAKGLRQGQMIKKGTHIGYVGSTGLSSGPHLHLGMYKNNVAIDAMSVLQKPKFEGLDPKEKPIFLANTKATISKFNKEIENDNRTAPTRLDRISDKSIINLF from the coding sequence TTGAAAAAAATTATTTTACTTATTTGCATTTTATCTAATATATTATTTTCAGCTCAAATTGAAGAACTTTCTTGGCAAAAAGGAGAAAGCTTTTTAACATTTTTAGAAAAAAATAAAATCCCACTAAAATTATATTATGACTTAGATAAAGAAGATCAAGAGCTTTGCAGCGAAATTCAATCTGGAAATAGATTTTTCTCTTACACAGAAGATGATGGAAGTTTAACTCAAGCTTTAATTCCTGTATCGCTCGATATTCAAATACATATATATAAAGATAGCTCAGATAGTTACAAATTTCAAACCCTACCTATTAACTACAATGAAACCTCTGAACTAATTGCAATTCCTATTACTGAATCTATATCAAATGATATCTTAAAAGCGACAGGAGATGTTACAATAGCAGCTCTTTTGAACTCTCTTTTTAGCAACTCAAGTGCCGATTTCAAAAAGATGAAAAAAGGTGATTTTATAGCTATAGAGTATAATCAAAAAACTTATATGGGAAAACTTCACGGTATGCCTGAAATAAATGCTGCTATGATTCAAATAAATGGGAAACCATTTTATAGATTTAGAAATAATAAAGATGATAAATATTATGATGAAAATGGTGTTGGTTTTACAAAAACTTATCTTTTTCAGATACCTTTAACATATACTAGAATTTCAAGCCCATTCACAAATAAAAGATACCATCCTGTTTTAAAAAGGTATAGAGCTCATTTAGGTACAGATTTTGCCGCTCCTACAGGGAGAAATATCTATGCAGCAGCTGATGGAAAAATTGAGTTTGTAGGAACTCAAAGTGGTTATGGAAAAACTATTATAATAAATCACCAAAATGGATACAAAACCCTATATGCACATCAAAATGGATTTGCCAAAGGTTTAAGGCAGGGGCAAATGATAAAGAAAGGGACTCACATTGGATATGTTGGTTCAACTGGGCTTAGTTCAGGACCACATTTACACTTAGGAATGTATAAAAATAATGTAGCAATAGATGCTATGTCTGTTTTACAAAAACCAAAATTTGAAGGTCTTGATCCAAAAGAAAAACCTATATTTTTAGCAAACACAAAAGCTACTATCTCTAAATTTAATAAAGAGATAGAAAATGACAATAGAACAGCTCCAACAAGATTAGATAGAATTTCAGATAAAAGTATAATTAATCTATTTTAA
- a CDS encoding L,D-transpeptidase family protein, with protein MLKFIVLVFLSVNLFSKDFLELYRTQGINAVEKELEKSLRDVNSWKKYLENKNVDYGFYETKEYVIVAQKNNKEMSLFAKNGDDFKKISKDNMIIGENTGDKFLEGDKKTPEGSYDLTQKRTGLDQFYGPLALVTSYPNNFDQSLNKKGHGIWIHGMPLNGDREKFTQGCLAINNDSLKSLEKNIDYKKTVLITSHDEFKKAKKDDIALILSSIYKWKEAWKVSNLNEYLSYYSKDFKRSDRSDFNTFSNQKKQVFAKNENKIINLYNMDISPYPNSLGKKMYRAVMDEEYISPSVKFVGKKELFIEVANNKVLILAED; from the coding sequence TTGTTAAAGTTTATTGTTTTAGTCTTTTTATCTGTAAATCTTTTTTCTAAAGATTTTTTAGAGTTATATAGAACTCAAGGGATAAATGCAGTAGAAAAAGAGCTCGAAAAGAGTTTAAGAGATGTCAATTCATGGAAAAAATACCTCGAAAATAAAAATGTAGATTATGGTTTTTATGAAACAAAAGAGTATGTTATTGTTGCACAAAAGAATAACAAAGAGATGAGTTTATTTGCAAAAAATGGAGATGACTTTAAAAAAATCTCAAAAGATAATATGATTATTGGAGAAAATACTGGGGATAAGTTTTTAGAAGGAGATAAAAAGACTCCTGAAGGCTCTTATGATTTAACACAAAAAAGAACAGGACTTGACCAATTTTATGGACCTCTAGCACTTGTAACTTCATATCCAAATAATTTTGATCAAAGTTTAAACAAAAAAGGACATGGTATTTGGATACATGGGATGCCTTTAAATGGAGATAGAGAGAAGTTTACACAAGGCTGTTTAGCCATAAATAATGATAGTTTAAAAAGTTTAGAGAAAAACATTGATTATAAAAAAACAGTATTGATAACTAGCCATGATGAGTTTAAAAAAGCAAAAAAAGATGATATAGCTCTTATTTTAAGCTCAATTTACAAATGGAAAGAGGCTTGGAAAGTATCAAATTTAAATGAGTATCTATCTTACTACTCTAAAGATTTTAAAAGATCAGATAGAAGCGATTTTAATACTTTTTCAAATCAAAAAAAGCAAGTATTTGCTAAAAATGAGAATAAAATAATAAATCTTTATAATATGGATATAAGTCCATACCCAAACTCTTTAGGAAAGAAAATGTATAGAGCTGTTATGGATGAAGAGTATATAAGTCCATCTGTAAAATTTGTTGGGAAAAAAGAGCTTTTTATTGAAGTAGCAAATAATAAAGTTTTAATTCTTGCAGAAGATTAA
- the purL gene encoding phosphoribosylformylglycinamidine synthase subunit PurL: MQKKDLTNEEIALAHSLTKEEYEHIKKILQREPNYVEIGIFSAMWSEHCSYKSSKKYLSGFPTKAPWVIQGPGENAGVIDIGDGYAAVFKMESHNHPSFIEPYQGAATGVGGIMRDVFTMGARPIASMNSIRFASIEGNSETAKKHRYLLKGVVAGIGGYGNCMGVPTIGGETSFEECYAGNNLINAFTLGLAKADEIFYGRAEGIGNPVIYVGSKTGRDGLGGAVMSSASFTEDSESKRPTVQVGDPFTEKLLLEACLELFKADLIVGIQDMGAAGLTSSSFEMAGRSGSGMVMHLDRVPAREEGMTPYDFMLSESQERMLICAKKGCEQQIIDIFQKWELDVAVIGEVTSSGNMELFWHGEKVAEVPVQPVSEEAPVLDRPIKEPEYLKTIKDVTLDKQISNQIAFDELFSDMEVVDKSWIYTQFDSMVQTNTIKGPGSLDCSTIRVKETGKALSMSADCNTRFCYINPQLGAAAAVMESGRNVAMSGAVPKAITDCLNFGNPQNPEVMWQFKESCEGIKSACKALNTPVIGGNVSLYNETNGVSVFPTPSIAMVGINEDAKNVLSSKIQNSGNILFLLGETKSEFGGSLYLKKLYGKVAGTHPEVNFEKELALWNLVIEANKKRVLKSAKDINLGGVAISLAKMATVANIGVEANISLNEDRDVFSESLSRAIVEVEPKDCEEFLALASKYNIECISIGKTGGDKFILNDIYKELKDLNKIYFNRFKEVIEQDQ; encoded by the coding sequence ATGCAAAAAAAAGATCTTACAAATGAAGAGATAGCTTTAGCTCACTCTTTAACAAAAGAAGAGTACGAACATATTAAGAAAATCTTACAAAGAGAACCAAACTATGTAGAAATTGGTATCTTCTCTGCTATGTGGAGCGAACACTGCTCTTATAAATCAAGTAAAAAATATTTAAGTGGTTTTCCTACAAAAGCTCCTTGGGTTATTCAAGGTCCTGGTGAAAATGCTGGTGTTATTGATATTGGAGATGGTTATGCAGCTGTATTTAAAATGGAGTCTCATAATCATCCAAGCTTTATAGAACCTTACCAAGGTGCAGCAACTGGTGTTGGTGGAATTATGAGGGATGTATTTACAATGGGTGCAAGACCAATTGCTAGTATGAACTCTATTAGATTTGCTTCGATTGAAGGTAATAGTGAAACTGCGAAAAAACATAGATACCTTTTAAAAGGCGTTGTTGCTGGAATTGGAGGATATGGAAACTGTATGGGAGTTCCTACTATTGGTGGAGAGACTAGTTTTGAAGAGTGTTATGCTGGTAATAATCTTATAAATGCATTTACTTTAGGATTAGCAAAGGCTGATGAGATTTTTTATGGTCGTGCTGAAGGAATTGGAAATCCAGTTATTTATGTTGGAAGTAAAACAGGTCGAGATGGACTTGGAGGTGCAGTTATGTCAAGTGCATCTTTTACAGAAGATAGTGAGAGTAAAAGACCAACGGTTCAAGTAGGAGATCCCTTTACAGAAAAATTACTTCTTGAAGCTTGTTTAGAACTATTTAAAGCAGATTTAATTGTTGGTATTCAAGATATGGGTGCTGCTGGACTTACTTCAAGTTCATTTGAGATGGCAGGAAGAAGTGGAAGTGGAATGGTTATGCATCTTGATAGAGTTCCAGCAAGAGAAGAGGGGATGACTCCTTATGATTTTATGTTAAGTGAGTCTCAAGAGAGAATGTTAATTTGTGCAAAAAAAGGTTGTGAACAACAAATAATTGATATTTTCCAAAAATGGGAGCTAGATGTTGCTGTTATTGGAGAGGTTACAAGTAGTGGAAATATGGAACTATTCTGGCATGGTGAAAAAGTGGCAGAAGTTCCTGTTCAACCTGTAAGCGAAGAAGCACCAGTATTAGATAGACCAATAAAGGAACCAGAGTATTTAAAAACAATAAAAGATGTAACATTAGATAAACAAATCTCAAATCAAATAGCTTTTGATGAGTTGTTTTCTGATATGGAAGTTGTAGATAAATCTTGGATATATACTCAATTTGACTCAATGGTTCAAACAAATACTATAAAAGGTCCTGGAAGTTTGGATTGTTCAACTATAAGAGTAAAAGAGACTGGAAAAGCTTTAAGTATGAGTGCAGATTGTAATACTAGATTTTGTTATATAAACCCACAATTAGGAGCAGCAGCTGCAGTTATGGAGAGTGGTAGAAATGTTGCTATGAGTGGAGCTGTTCCAAAAGCAATAACTGATTGTTTAAATTTTGGAAACCCACAAAATCCTGAGGTTATGTGGCAATTTAAAGAGAGTTGTGAAGGTATAAAAAGTGCTTGTAAAGCTTTAAATACTCCTGTTATTGGTGGAAATGTATCACTTTATAATGAAACAAATGGAGTTAGTGTATTTCCTACACCATCAATTGCAATGGTTGGAATAAATGAAGATGCTAAAAATGTACTTTCTTCAAAAATCCAAAATAGTGGAAATATATTATTTCTTTTAGGAGAAACAAAATCTGAGTTTGGAGGAAGTTTATATCTTAAAAAGCTATATGGAAAAGTTGCTGGAACACATCCTGAGGTAAACTTTGAAAAAGAGTTGGCTCTATGGAATTTGGTTATTGAAGCAAACAAAAAAAGAGTTTTAAAATCTGCAAAAGATATAAATCTTGGTGGAGTTGCTATATCATTAGCAAAAATGGCGACAGTAGCAAATATTGGAGTGGAAGCAAATATCTCATTAAACGAAGATAGAGATGTTTTTAGTGAAAGTTTAAGTAGAGCTATTGTTGAAGTTGAGCCAAAAGATTGTGAAGAGTTTTTAGCATTAGCTTCTAAATATAATATTGAGTGTATAAGTATTGGAAAAACTGGTGGAGATAAATTTATTTTAAATGATATTTATAAAGAGTTAAAAGATTTAAATAAAATCTATTTTAATAGATTTAAAGAGGTAATAGAGCAAGATCAATAA